In the genome of Carnobacterium viridans, one region contains:
- the hpt gene encoding hypoxanthine phosphoribosyltransferase: protein MKNDIERVLFSQDELAEKTRELGKQLTGDYQDKNPLVVGILKGAMPFLSDLVKEMDIYLEMDFMDVSSYGSGTVSSGEVKIVKDLNTTVEGRDLLLVEDIIDSGRTLNYLIDMFKYRKARSVKIVTLLDKPEGRVVDIKADYVGFLVPNEFVVGYGLDYAERYRNLPYIGVLKPEIYEEK from the coding sequence ATGAAAAATGATATTGAACGTGTACTTTTTTCACAGGATGAATTAGCTGAAAAGACAAGAGAACTAGGTAAGCAATTGACAGGAGACTACCAAGATAAGAACCCGTTAGTAGTCGGTATCCTTAAGGGAGCTATGCCTTTTTTGTCTGATCTTGTAAAAGAAATGGATATTTATTTAGAAATGGATTTTATGGATGTTTCAAGTTATGGAAGTGGGACAGTTTCATCAGGTGAAGTGAAAATCGTAAAAGACCTAAATACAACTGTTGAGGGTCGCGATTTGTTGTTAGTAGAAGACATTATTGATAGCGGACGTACACTGAACTACCTGATAGATATGTTTAAATACCGCAAAGCTCGATCAGTAAAAATCGTCACATTATTAGATAAACCAGAAGGCCGCGTTGTAGATATTAAAGCAGATTATGTTGGATTCTTAGTTCCAAATGAGTTTGTGGTTGGTTATGGATTGGATTATGCTGAAAGATATCGGAACTTACCGTATATCGGAGTTTTAAAACCTGAAATTTACGAAGAGAAATAA
- the ftsH gene encoding ATP-dependent zinc metalloprotease FtsH, with amino-acid sequence MKKGLFKNGFFYAIVFLVIIGIVTWATGGNSGQNSTTLSASEFVTQLEENKIKSFTIQPSAGVYQITGEYREEQPAEESSSQGVDIFGTTETANTTFTTAILQNDSSVQEITALADEQNIEYTPQQEETTGIWVTLLISVLPLVIFVFFIYMMMGQSGQGGGGQGGRGVMNFGKSKAKEADSKASKVRFSDVAGADEEKEELVEVVEFLKDPRRFAALGARIPAGVLLEGPPGTGKTLLAKAVAGEAGVPFFSISGSEFVEMFVGVGASRVRDLFENAKKAAPAIIFIDEIDAVGRQRGAGMGGGHDEREQTLNQLLVEMDGFAGNEGVIVIAATNRSDVLDPALLRPGRFDRQILVGRPDVKGREAILKVHAKNKPLAPDVDLAVVARQTPGFSGADLENLLNESALVAARRNKKEIDALDLDEAQDRVIAGPAKKDRVISKTERAMVAYHESGHTIVGMVLNDARVVHKVTIVPRGKAGGYAIMLPKEDRFLMTKKEMFEQIVGLLGGRVAEEMVFNSQSSGASNDFQQATQLARSMVTEYGMSEKLGPVQYEGNHQVFVGRDYGQTKAYSEQIAYEIDQEVRRIIVEAHSEARRILEQYKAEHKLIAEKLLEIETLDERTIKSLFETGEMPPATNGSKEEFPHESEGASFEEVKKAREAKEAARLKKELEEEEEARRSVQGDDKDIVEEVKKELGTDDDLDFDKDSEDKSEDDSSKRS; translated from the coding sequence ATGAAAAAAGGACTCTTTAAAAATGGGTTCTTCTATGCGATCGTTTTCTTAGTCATAATAGGAATTGTAACTTGGGCAACCGGTGGAAACTCAGGACAGAATAGTACAACCCTTTCAGCTAGTGAATTCGTTACTCAATTAGAAGAGAATAAAATAAAATCATTTACGATTCAGCCTAGCGCTGGAGTGTACCAAATTACTGGAGAATATCGAGAAGAACAACCTGCAGAGGAAAGTTCTAGTCAAGGTGTTGATATTTTTGGAACAACAGAAACAGCAAATACAACATTTACAACAGCTATTTTGCAAAATGACTCCTCTGTACAAGAGATTACAGCATTAGCAGATGAACAGAATATTGAATATACACCGCAACAAGAAGAAACAACCGGTATATGGGTTACATTACTGATTTCAGTATTGCCTTTAGTTATTTTTGTTTTCTTTATCTACATGATGATGGGACAAAGTGGTCAAGGTGGAGGCGGTCAAGGCGGACGTGGCGTGATGAACTTCGGTAAATCAAAAGCTAAAGAAGCAGACAGCAAAGCTAGTAAAGTTCGTTTCTCTGATGTAGCAGGAGCAGACGAAGAAAAAGAAGAACTTGTAGAAGTAGTGGAGTTCTTGAAAGATCCTAGACGTTTTGCCGCTTTAGGAGCTCGTATTCCAGCAGGTGTCTTGTTAGAAGGACCTCCAGGAACGGGTAAAACGTTACTTGCGAAAGCTGTTGCCGGAGAAGCAGGGGTACCATTCTTCTCAATTTCAGGTTCAGAATTCGTTGAAATGTTTGTTGGGGTAGGGGCAAGTCGTGTACGTGACTTGTTTGAAAATGCTAAAAAAGCAGCGCCAGCAATTATCTTTATTGATGAAATCGATGCAGTTGGTCGTCAACGTGGAGCCGGAATGGGTGGCGGACATGACGAACGTGAGCAAACATTAAATCAATTGCTAGTTGAAATGGATGGTTTTGCAGGAAATGAAGGAGTTATCGTCATTGCTGCTACAAACCGTTCCGACGTCTTAGATCCAGCTTTGTTACGTCCAGGTCGTTTTGACCGTCAAATTTTAGTTGGTCGTCCTGATGTTAAGGGTCGTGAAGCTATCTTGAAAGTACATGCTAAAAACAAACCTTTGGCGCCTGATGTTGACTTAGCAGTTGTAGCAAGACAAACTCCAGGATTCTCTGGAGCCGATTTAGAAAACTTGTTAAATGAGTCAGCTCTAGTAGCAGCTCGTCGGAATAAAAAAGAAATTGATGCACTTGATCTTGATGAAGCTCAAGACCGCGTTATTGCTGGTCCAGCTAAAAAAGATCGTGTCATAAGCAAAACAGAACGTGCAATGGTTGCTTATCATGAATCTGGACATACAATTGTCGGAATGGTTCTAAATGATGCACGTGTCGTTCATAAAGTTACGATTGTCCCTCGTGGGAAAGCTGGCGGATACGCAATCATGCTTCCTAAAGAAGATCGCTTCTTAATGACTAAAAAAGAAATGTTTGAACAAATCGTTGGTTTGTTAGGTGGACGTGTAGCAGAAGAGATGGTATTTAATTCTCAATCATCTGGAGCAAGCAATGACTTCCAACAAGCAACTCAGTTAGCTCGTAGTATGGTTACCGAATATGGTATGAGTGAAAAATTAGGTCCTGTTCAATACGAAGGAAATCATCAAGTATTTGTAGGACGCGATTATGGTCAAACTAAAGCTTATTCTGAACAAATTGCTTATGAAATTGATCAAGAAGTTCGTCGTATTATTGTTGAAGCTCATAGTGAAGCTCGTAGAATCTTGGAACAATACAAAGCAGAGCACAAATTAATTGCTGAAAAACTTCTTGAGATTGAAACATTAGATGAACGTACAATTAAGAGTTTGTTTGAAACAGGTGAAATGCCTCCAGCTACTAATGGTTCGAAAGAAGAATTTCCACATGAATCAGAAGGTGCTTCTTTCGAAGAAGTAAAAAAAGCTCGTGAAGCTAAAGAAGCCGCTCGTTTGAAAAAAGAGCTAGAAGAGGAAGAAGAAGCTAGACGTTCTGTTCAAGGCGATGACAAAGACATCGTTGAAGAAGTTAAAAAAGAACTAGGCACAGATGATGATCTTGATTTTGATAAAGATTCAGAAGATAAATCAGAAGATGATTCTTCAAAACGTTCGTAA
- the hslO gene encoding Hsp33 family molecular chaperone HslO yields MSDYLLKSICFDGQVRVYTIDATETVREAQQRHDTWSASSAALGRTMIGALLLGATLKGKEKITVKVEGDGPAGHIIVDSNGKGEVKGYIANPKVSLELNDAGKIDVRGAVGTQGTLTVTKDLGMKDTFAGQVPLVSGELGEDFTYYMANSEQTPSAFGLSVLVDTDESIKTAGGFMIQVMPGATEETIIKLEESIASIPMVSQLMDSGEKPEEILERLVGEGNAKILEKSPVAFKCDCSKDRFARAIIALGEKEIDDMITEDQGAEASCHFCGKHYQYTVEELEELKESSRS; encoded by the coding sequence ATGTCAGATTATTTATTGAAAAGCATCTGTTTTGATGGACAAGTACGCGTGTATACAATCGATGCAACCGAAACAGTAAGAGAAGCACAACAGAGACATGATACATGGAGCGCATCATCAGCGGCTCTAGGTCGTACAATGATCGGAGCGTTATTGCTAGGTGCTACTTTAAAAGGAAAGGAAAAAATCACGGTTAAAGTTGAAGGTGATGGTCCAGCTGGACACATCATAGTAGACAGTAACGGAAAAGGTGAAGTAAAAGGATACATTGCTAATCCGAAAGTAAGTTTGGAATTGAATGATGCTGGGAAAATTGATGTCCGTGGAGCAGTTGGTACTCAAGGTACTTTGACTGTAACGAAAGATCTCGGAATGAAAGATACTTTTGCAGGTCAAGTTCCTCTTGTTAGTGGAGAATTAGGAGAAGATTTCACTTACTACATGGCGAATTCTGAACAAACACCTTCAGCATTTGGATTAAGTGTTCTTGTAGATACGGATGAATCGATAAAAACAGCTGGCGGATTCATGATTCAAGTTATGCCTGGTGCAACTGAAGAAACCATTATTAAACTAGAAGAAAGTATTGCATCCATTCCGATGGTATCTCAATTAATGGATAGTGGAGAAAAACCTGAGGAGATTCTGGAACGTTTGGTAGGCGAAGGCAATGCTAAAATTTTAGAAAAATCTCCTGTAGCCTTTAAGTGTGACTGTTCAAAAGATCGTTTTGCTAGAGCAATCATTGCTTTAGGTGAAAAAGAGATTGATGATATGATCACTGAAGATCAAGGTGCAGAAGCTAGTTGTCATTTCTGTGGCAAACATTACCAATATACTGTTGAAGAATTAGAAGAATTAAAAGAAAGTTCAAGAAGTTAA
- the cysK gene encoding cysteine synthase A, which yields MVKVVHSVTDLIGETPIIRLTKVVPADAAEVYVKLESFNVGGSVKDRIALNMIEVAEQEGKLKPGTTIIEPTSGNTGVGLAMIAAAKGYKAIFVMPDTMSIERRKLLKAYGAELILTPGADGITASINKAKELAESKGYFMPMQFENIANPAVHAATTGPEILEAFGGVAPDAFVSAVGTGGTLTGVGQVLKQADPAVKIYALEPTESPVLSGGAKGPHKIQGIGTGFVPNVLDTVIYDEVLQVSSDEAFEMTRRLAAEEGLLVGISSGAAIKGAIDVAIKLGQGKKVITVAPDNGERYLSMAVFPYVD from the coding sequence ATGGTAAAAGTAGTTCATTCTGTAACGGATTTAATTGGAGAAACGCCTATTATTCGTTTAACAAAAGTCGTTCCTGCAGATGCAGCGGAGGTTTATGTAAAACTCGAATCATTTAACGTTGGTGGAAGTGTGAAAGATCGTATCGCATTAAATATGATCGAAGTAGCGGAACAAGAAGGTAAATTAAAACCGGGCACTACAATTATAGAACCAACAAGTGGAAACACAGGAGTTGGTTTAGCAATGATTGCAGCTGCAAAAGGCTACAAAGCTATTTTTGTTATGCCTGATACAATGAGTATAGAACGTAGAAAGTTATTGAAAGCTTATGGTGCAGAACTTATTCTAACACCAGGAGCGGATGGAATAACAGCATCAATTAACAAAGCAAAAGAACTTGCAGAATCAAAAGGTTATTTTATGCCTATGCAATTTGAAAATATTGCTAATCCTGCCGTACATGCTGCTACTACTGGTCCAGAGATTTTAGAAGCTTTTGGCGGAGTTGCACCAGATGCATTTGTTTCAGCAGTCGGTACTGGGGGGACCTTAACAGGTGTTGGACAAGTCTTGAAACAAGCGGATCCTGCTGTTAAAATCTATGCTTTAGAACCAACTGAATCGCCTGTTCTAAGTGGTGGAGCTAAAGGACCACATAAAATACAAGGTATCGGTACAGGGTTTGTGCCCAACGTGTTAGATACGGTTATCTATGACGAAGTTTTACAAGTTTCAAGTGATGAAGCTTTTGAGATGACACGTCGTTTAGCTGCAGAAGAAGGCTTGTTAGTTGGTATCTCTTCAGGTGCTGCAATTAAAGGAGCAATTGATGTAGCGATAAAATTAGGTCAAGGTAAAAAAGTTATTACCGTAGCACCAGATAATGGGGAACGTTACCTGTCAATGGCTGTTTTCCCATACGTCGATTAA
- the lysS gene encoding lysine--tRNA ligase, which yields MSHEELNQEELNDQLIVRREKLDTLRERNVNPFGGRFERTHLSNELHEAYDEFTKEEIAEKEDTATVAGRIMTKRGKGKVGFAHLQDRKGQIQIYVRKDTVGEEDYETFKNADLGDFIGVTGTIMKTDTGEVTIKPTSITQLSKALRPLPDKYHGLTNVEQRYRQRYLDLISNRESFDRFTKRSQIIREVRNYLNEQDYLEVETPTLHNLAGGAAARPFITHHNALDMELYLRIALELHLKRLIVGGMEKVYEIGRVFRNEGVDTTHNPEFTMLEAYTAYTDFEDVMDLVEGLIRTVAQRVLGTGQITYNEQAIDLESSWKRQHMVDAIKEHSGVDFWQHMSDEEARALAKEHDVPVTEHSQFGHVVNEFFEKFVEDKLIQPTFIYGHPLEISPLAKKNTEDPRFTDRFEAFIVGHEYGNAFSELNDPIDQRERFEAQMKERALGNDEAHMIDEDFIESLEYGMPPTGGLGIGIDRLVMLLTDAQSIRDVLLFPTMRNQ from the coding sequence ATGAGCCACGAAGAACTAAACCAAGAAGAATTAAATGATCAATTGATTGTCCGCCGTGAAAAGCTTGATACCTTACGTGAGCGTAATGTGAATCCTTTTGGTGGGCGTTTCGAAAGAACGCATCTATCCAATGAACTACATGAAGCGTATGATGAATTTACTAAAGAAGAAATAGCTGAAAAAGAAGATACAGCAACTGTTGCAGGTCGTATTATGACTAAACGCGGTAAAGGTAAAGTTGGGTTTGCTCACTTACAAGATCGTAAAGGACAAATTCAAATTTATGTTCGTAAAGATACTGTTGGCGAAGAAGACTATGAGACTTTTAAAAATGCAGATTTAGGAGACTTTATTGGTGTTACTGGAACAATTATGAAAACTGACACAGGTGAAGTAACGATTAAACCAACTTCAATTACCCAGTTGTCAAAAGCATTGCGTCCATTACCAGATAAATACCATGGATTGACAAATGTTGAACAACGTTACCGTCAACGTTATTTAGATTTAATCAGTAACCGAGAAAGTTTTGATCGTTTTACTAAACGTAGTCAAATTATTCGCGAAGTTCGTAACTATTTAAATGAACAAGATTACTTAGAAGTGGAAACTCCGACTTTGCATAATTTAGCCGGTGGAGCTGCTGCACGTCCATTCATTACACACCACAATGCTTTAGATATGGAACTTTACTTGCGTATAGCTCTTGAATTGCATTTGAAACGATTAATCGTTGGTGGAATGGAAAAGGTTTATGAAATTGGTCGCGTGTTCCGTAATGAAGGAGTAGATACAACTCATAACCCAGAGTTTACGATGTTGGAAGCTTATACTGCCTATACTGATTTTGAAGATGTAATGGACTTAGTTGAAGGATTGATCCGTACCGTAGCACAACGTGTATTAGGTACAGGGCAAATTACGTACAATGAACAAGCGATTGATTTAGAGTCTTCTTGGAAGAGACAACATATGGTTGATGCGATAAAAGAACATTCAGGGGTAGATTTTTGGCAACACATGTCAGACGAAGAAGCTCGTGCATTAGCTAAAGAACATGATGTTCCTGTAACTGAGCATAGCCAGTTTGGCCATGTAGTAAATGAATTTTTTGAAAAATTTGTAGAAGATAAATTGATTCAACCGACATTTATCTACGGCCATCCTCTAGAAATTTCACCATTAGCTAAGAAAAACACAGAAGATCCTCGCTTTACAGATCGTTTTGAAGCATTTATCGTAGGACATGAGTATGGAAATGCATTTAGTGAACTAAATGATCCGATAGATCAAAGAGAACGTTTTGAAGCACAAATGAAAGAACGTGCATTAGGAAATGACGAAGCTCATATGATCGATGAAGATTTCATTGAATCTTTAGAGTATGGTATGCCTCCAACAGGTGGGTTAGGAATCGGAATCGACCGTTTAGTGATGTTATTAACCGATGCTCAATCTATTCGAGATGTCCTGTTATTTCCAACAATGCGTAATCAATAA
- a CDS encoding AI-2E family transporter: MKEKTKFMNYLGGTNILFTLLILIMLGIIIYIYNAISFIFEPLKVIFSTLVAPLILAFIFYYLLNPVVDWMERHKIKRIWGVIILFIAIIGILAGLVALAFPPIQEQVTSLVNNFPSYVDSMGTTILSWVANTPLENATSDFIEWLDGWVSNLPSVVVSYFDTAVSGLTSVFSTVSNVVVVIVTFPIIAFFLLKDDEKFFNYVLNIIPPKFRKDTKNIFATINEQVGSYIKGQLLISLSLGIMMFIGFTVIGLEYSGILAIVATFTSIVPYIGAALAMIPAIIVAFTISWFMVLKLIIVWVVVQFVDGNLIEPNIMGKNLNVHPLTIIIVLLVLGDLLGFVGLILGVPIYAISRVLATFVFRKFKQRYNKYYGDEAGNYENTEFTPDKYQEKK, translated from the coding sequence ATGAAAGAGAAAACAAAATTTATGAATTATCTGGGTGGCACGAATATTCTCTTCACCCTGCTAATTCTTATCATGTTAGGAATAATCATTTATATTTATAACGCTATTTCTTTTATTTTTGAACCATTAAAAGTTATCTTTTCTACTTTAGTAGCTCCATTGATCTTAGCGTTCATTTTTTATTACCTGTTAAATCCTGTTGTTGACTGGATGGAAAGACATAAAATAAAGCGAATTTGGGGAGTAATCATTTTATTTATTGCCATTATTGGTATTTTAGCTGGTTTGGTAGCATTAGCATTTCCTCCAATACAAGAACAAGTAACGAGTTTGGTTAATAATTTTCCTTCCTATGTAGATTCAATGGGAACAACTATCTTAAGTTGGGTAGCGAATACGCCATTAGAAAATGCGACAAGTGATTTTATAGAATGGCTGGATGGCTGGGTAAGCAATCTACCAAGTGTCGTTGTCAGTTATTTTGATACAGCAGTAAGTGGATTAACAAGTGTTTTCTCTACGGTTTCAAATGTAGTAGTAGTAATCGTGACATTTCCGATAATTGCCTTTTTCTTATTGAAAGATGATGAAAAGTTTTTTAACTACGTGCTTAATATTATTCCACCAAAATTTAGAAAAGATACAAAGAATATTTTTGCAACAATCAACGAGCAAGTAGGATCATATATTAAAGGGCAATTATTAATCTCGCTATCTCTTGGAATCATGATGTTCATTGGTTTTACGGTCATTGGTTTAGAGTACTCAGGGATATTGGCTATAGTTGCAACCTTTACAAGTATTGTTCCGTATATAGGAGCAGCCCTTGCGATGATACCAGCTATAATCGTAGCATTTACTATTTCATGGTTTATGGTTCTTAAATTGATCATCGTTTGGGTAGTCGTACAGTTCGTAGATGGAAACTTAATTGAGCCAAATATTATGGGTAAGAATTTAAACGTCCATCCATTGACGATAATCATTGTCTTGCTTGTTTTAGGGGATTTGCTTGGTTTTGTTGGCTTGATTTTAGGAGTACCGATTTATGCTATTTCAAGAGTGTTGGCAACATTTGTATTTCGGAAATTTAAACAACGCTACAATAAGTATTATGGCGATGAAGCAGGTAATTACGAAAATACAGAATTTACTCCAGATAAATACCAAGAAAAAAAATAA